One window of Akkermansia biwaensis genomic DNA carries:
- the nadB gene encoding L-aspartate oxidase: MKTSDFLVIGAGVAGLSFALRAAEHGRVAVITKGKFLDCSSAKAQGGIAAVWDHDDSFEDHVADTLDAGAGLCNEQVVRTIVEEGPGAIRELLEWGVNFDQATQGEDYELAREGGHTKRRILHAKDATGLEITSKLLEAAKLHPNIELMEDRFAIDLITTTKLGLVTEDRVLGAYVLDRNSGEVEIFRSDRVLLATGGCGRVYLYTTNNDSATGDGVAMAWRAGATIANMEFVQFHPTCFFNTRAEGAEARSFLISEAVRGEGGVLIGADGREFMHKYDPRKSLAPRDITARAVDSEMKRTGSMCVYLDISHKPDGFVQERFPLIYETCNRYGINPAKEPIPVVPAAHFQCGGVLTDVNGQTTLDGLYAAGETGCTGLHGANRLASNSLLECVVVAKRALNAMLAQQPLRKDAPTGYSIPAWHHGDTALPDELSVIYHNWDEIRRLMWDYVSIVRTNKRLDRAATRLRMLHREVKDFYWGYRITPDILELRNLVAVASLIVDCAMRRNESRGLNFNTDYPGKLDHRFVTQLHRW; encoded by the coding sequence ATGAAGACGAGCGACTTTTTAGTCATTGGGGCAGGTGTTGCCGGATTAAGTTTCGCCTTGAGAGCTGCGGAACACGGCAGGGTTGCGGTCATAACCAAGGGAAAATTTCTGGATTGCAGTTCCGCGAAGGCGCAGGGCGGCATAGCCGCCGTGTGGGACCATGACGACTCTTTCGAGGACCATGTCGCGGACACGCTGGACGCCGGAGCCGGGCTGTGCAATGAACAAGTCGTCCGCACGATCGTGGAGGAAGGCCCCGGAGCCATCCGGGAACTGCTGGAATGGGGAGTCAACTTCGACCAGGCGACGCAGGGAGAGGATTACGAGCTGGCCCGCGAGGGAGGCCACACCAAACGGCGCATCCTGCACGCCAAGGACGCCACCGGCCTGGAAATCACCTCCAAGCTGCTGGAAGCGGCCAAGCTGCACCCCAACATCGAACTGATGGAAGACCGGTTCGCCATCGACCTGATCACGACGACCAAGCTGGGCCTGGTTACGGAAGACAGGGTGCTGGGCGCCTACGTGCTGGACCGCAATTCCGGGGAAGTGGAGATTTTCCGTTCGGACCGCGTTCTGCTGGCCACGGGCGGCTGCGGCCGCGTGTACCTGTACACCACCAACAACGATTCCGCCACGGGCGACGGCGTAGCTATGGCTTGGCGCGCGGGGGCCACGATTGCCAACATGGAGTTCGTCCAGTTCCATCCCACCTGCTTCTTCAACACGCGCGCGGAAGGCGCGGAAGCCCGTTCTTTCCTCATTTCCGAGGCCGTTCGCGGCGAAGGCGGCGTGCTGATCGGCGCGGACGGCAGGGAGTTCATGCACAAGTACGATCCCCGCAAGTCCCTGGCTCCGCGGGACATCACCGCCCGGGCCGTGGACTCCGAGATGAAAAGGACGGGCAGCATGTGTGTTTACCTGGACATTTCCCACAAACCGGACGGCTTTGTCCAGGAGCGTTTCCCCCTGATTTACGAAACTTGCAACCGCTACGGCATCAACCCCGCCAAAGAGCCCATCCCGGTAGTCCCCGCCGCCCATTTCCAATGCGGCGGAGTGCTGACGGACGTCAACGGCCAGACCACGCTGGACGGCCTTTACGCCGCCGGGGAAACCGGCTGCACCGGGCTGCACGGGGCCAACAGGCTAGCCTCCAATTCCCTGCTGGAATGCGTGGTGGTGGCCAAGCGCGCCCTGAACGCCATGCTGGCCCAGCAGCCCCTGCGGAAAGACGCCCCTACGGGCTACAGCATTCCCGCGTGGCACCACGGAGATACGGCCCTGCCTGATGAACTTTCCGTCATTTACCACAATTGGGATGAAATCCGCCGCCTGATGTGGGATTATGTCTCCATCGTACGGACCAACAAAAGGCTGGACCGCGCCGCAACGCGCCTGCGCATGCTGCACCGGGAGGTGAAGGATTTCTACTGGGGGTACCGCATTACGCCGGATATTCTGGAACTGCGCAACCTGGTAGCCGTGGCCTCCCTGATCGTGGATTGCGCCATGCGCCGCAACGAAAGCCGCGGCCTGAATTTCAACACGGATTATCCCGGTAAGCTGGATCACCGTTTCGTCACTCAACTGCACCGATGGTAA
- a CDS encoding glycosyltransferase family 4 protein: MPEFRILSIFNRYLQYGGEETMAAKIAETLSQKALVREYNYSTQEWLDAGKFTAPFRGLKNRHVIRQLRLLQREYKFDFWLIHNVFPAMSPAVYREARRLNVPVIHMLHNYRFGCLNGLLFREGRECRECLKGSFLPGVKNRCWQGKLIPSLYSACFQTAARKSGILHNAARFIALSGRHAELLKTTGIPEEKTSILPLFVETHLLPYVPAPEGGDILFVGRLTPEKGLMPVLQAWERLDTERRLVIAGDGPQRQELENWVKEHNARNILFKGFVPLEEQEQLWNTASASIAPSAWQEAGATTILESLGRGRPVIAFAKGAACDHLANPLHGWLMNPDDPGSLTHTLQTVLDTPAARINVMGEQCRAFIREYRSPESWLGAFMEIAEQAAGPGSLPEKHTQES; encoded by the coding sequence ATGCCTGAGTTCCGTATTCTTTCCATTTTCAACCGGTACCTGCAATACGGCGGAGAAGAAACCATGGCGGCCAAGATTGCAGAAACGCTTTCCCAAAAAGCCCTGGTCAGGGAATACAATTACTCAACGCAGGAATGGCTGGATGCGGGGAAATTCACCGCTCCCTTCCGCGGGCTGAAAAATCGGCACGTTATCCGCCAACTGCGGCTTTTGCAACGGGAATACAAGTTCGACTTCTGGCTGATCCACAATGTTTTCCCCGCCATGTCCCCCGCCGTTTACCGGGAAGCCCGGCGGCTGAACGTTCCCGTCATCCACATGCTCCACAATTACCGTTTCGGCTGCTTGAACGGATTGCTGTTCAGAGAGGGGCGGGAGTGCCGGGAATGCCTGAAAGGCAGTTTTCTGCCCGGCGTCAAAAACCGCTGCTGGCAGGGAAAGCTGATTCCCAGCCTGTATTCCGCCTGCTTTCAGACGGCGGCCAGGAAATCGGGCATTCTGCACAATGCCGCCCGTTTTATCGCCCTTTCCGGCAGGCATGCGGAACTCTTAAAAACCACAGGCATTCCGGAGGAAAAAACTTCCATACTCCCCCTGTTTGTAGAAACGCACCTTCTGCCTTATGTACCGGCGCCGGAAGGGGGGGACATCCTTTTCGTAGGGCGGCTTACACCGGAGAAAGGCCTGATGCCCGTTCTGCAGGCATGGGAACGCCTTGATACGGAACGGCGCCTCGTCATTGCCGGCGACGGTCCCCAGCGCCAGGAGCTGGAAAACTGGGTTAAGGAACATAACGCGCGCAATATCCTCTTTAAAGGGTTTGTTCCATTGGAAGAACAGGAGCAGCTCTGGAACACGGCATCCGCTTCCATCGCCCCGTCCGCCTGGCAGGAAGCGGGAGCCACAACCATTCTGGAATCCCTGGGGCGGGGGCGGCCCGTCATTGCCTTTGCCAAGGGAGCCGCCTGCGACCATCTGGCAAATCCTCTCCACGGATGGCTCATGAATCCGGACGATCCCGGTTCCCTGACCCATACGCTTCAAACCGTCCTGGACACTCCTGCGGCCCGGATCAACGTGATGGGGGAACAGTGCCGGGCTTTCATCCGGGAGTACCGGTCTCCGGAATCCTGGCTGGGCGCTTTCATGGAAATTG
- the rlmB gene encoding 23S rRNA (guanosine(2251)-2'-O)-methyltransferase RlmB: protein MRMRPQGNEQEARRNKHVRSAPAKIAVRALGEDALDEILDGAANPLLLILDCVQDPHNLGAILRTADGAGVDAVIAPRDKSVGITETVLRISVGAAEKVPFIQVTNLARTMKQLQSRGIWIFGTSDKGDRDLYGTDFTGPAALVMGAEGEGMRRLTEENCDFLLRIPMKGSVPCLNVSVATGVCLYEILRQRSLS, encoded by the coding sequence ATGCGCATGAGACCCCAAGGGAATGAACAGGAAGCGCGCCGGAACAAGCATGTCCGCAGCGCTCCGGCAAAAATCGCCGTCAGGGCGCTGGGCGAGGATGCGCTGGATGAAATCCTGGACGGCGCGGCCAACCCCCTTCTGCTGATCCTTGACTGCGTGCAGGACCCGCACAACCTGGGCGCCATCCTGAGAACGGCCGACGGAGCGGGAGTGGACGCGGTGATCGCCCCCAGGGACAAGTCCGTGGGCATCACGGAAACCGTGCTGCGCATCTCCGTGGGGGCGGCGGAAAAGGTCCCCTTCATCCAGGTCACCAACCTGGCGCGGACCATGAAGCAGCTCCAGAGCCGCGGCATCTGGATATTCGGCACGTCGGACAAGGGAGACCGGGATTTGTACGGAACGGATTTCACCGGCCCCGCCGCCCTGGTGATGGGCGCGGAAGGGGAAGGCATGAGACGGCTGACGGAAGAGAATTGCGACTTTCTCCTGCGGATTCCCATGAAAGGTTCCGTGCCCTGCCTGAACGTATCCGTGGCTACGGGCGTGTGCCTGTATGAAATCCTGCGCCAGCGGTCCCTTTCCTGA